In a genomic window of Ralstonia nicotianae:
- a CDS encoding ABC transporter permease yields MESLAPLIAASINAGTPLLLAALGLLMNERAGVLNLGAEGMMLVAAVAGFMVGYQTQIPLLGFAAGALAGMVMAALFAWLALVLVTNQVATGLALSIFGTGLSAFIGQRFVGMSLPAQAYGIPGLKSLPFVGPALFGQHWMVYCALLLCGAIAWFLFRTRAGLTLRAIGESPESAHALGYPVRTIRFGALLFGGACCGLAGAYLSLIYTPMWVENMVAGRGWIALALTTFATWRPLRILFGALLFGGVTILQFYLQGIGVSVPSQILSMAPFAATIVVLAVISRNPDWIRLNMPASLGKPFRPGTA; encoded by the coding sequence ATGGAAAGTCTCGCTCCCCTGATCGCTGCGTCGATCAACGCCGGCACCCCGCTGCTGCTGGCCGCCCTGGGCCTGCTGATGAACGAGCGCGCCGGCGTGCTCAACCTCGGCGCCGAAGGCATGATGCTGGTGGCCGCCGTGGCCGGCTTCATGGTCGGCTACCAGACCCAGATCCCGCTGCTGGGCTTTGCCGCCGGCGCGCTGGCCGGCATGGTGATGGCCGCCCTGTTCGCCTGGCTGGCGCTGGTGCTGGTGACCAACCAGGTCGCCACCGGCCTCGCCCTGTCGATCTTCGGCACCGGGCTGTCGGCCTTCATCGGCCAGCGCTTTGTCGGCATGTCGCTGCCGGCGCAGGCGTACGGCATTCCGGGGCTGAAATCGCTGCCGTTCGTCGGACCGGCACTGTTCGGCCAACACTGGATGGTCTACTGCGCCCTGCTGCTGTGCGGCGCCATCGCGTGGTTCCTGTTCAGGACGCGGGCCGGCCTGACGCTGCGCGCGATCGGCGAATCGCCGGAATCCGCGCACGCGCTGGGCTACCCGGTGCGCACCATCCGCTTCGGCGCGCTGCTGTTCGGCGGCGCGTGCTGCGGGCTGGCCGGCGCCTACCTGTCGCTGATCTACACGCCGATGTGGGTGGAGAACATGGTGGCCGGCCGCGGCTGGATCGCGCTGGCGCTGACCACCTTCGCCACCTGGCGCCCGCTGCGCATCCTGTTCGGCGCGCTGCTGTTCGGCGGCGTGACGATCCTGCAGTTCTACCTGCAGGGGATCGGCGTATCGGTGCCGTCGCAGATCCTGTCGATGGCGCCGTTCGCCGCGACCATCGTCGTGCTGGCCGTCATCTCGCGCAACCCGGACTGGATCCGGCTGAACATGCCTGCCTCGCTGGGCAAGCCGTTCCGCCCCGGCACCGCCTAG